The Ramlibacter pinisoli genome segment CGCCTCCTGGTGCCGGGTCGCGGGCAGCAGCACCGCGAACTGGGCCGGGCCGGTGCGCGCGGCCAGCCCCTGGCGCCCGGCCAGCCGCAGCAGGCGTTCGACCAGGGTCTTTCGCAGCGCCTCGCTGACGTGGCTGCCGTACATGCCGCGGACCTCGAGCAGATCCTGGAAATCGAAGATGGCCAGCGCCGCCTCCCGGCCGGTGCGCGCCACCAGCCGGTCGCCCAGCTCCAGAAGCCCTTGGCGGCTGTGGAGCCCGGTCTGCTCATCCCGGCCGCCGCGGGCCCTTCGCAGCCTCTGCAGCAGGGTGCGCAGGAACCCGGGAGCGGCGGCCCGGACGGACTCGCGACCGTCGAGTTCGATGCTGGTGGGTTCGAAGTCCTTGTGCACGATGGTTTCCTGCAGTCCCGCGCGCTTGGGGGGGCTGGCTGCGATGACAACACGCGTCCTGTTTGCGCTCTTCAGG includes the following:
- a CDS encoding diguanylate cyclase domain-containing protein, whose protein sequence is MHKDFEPTSIELDGRESVRAAAPGFLRTLLQRLRRARGGRDEQTGLHSRQGLLELGDRLVARTGREAALAIFDFQDLLEVRGMYGSHVSEALRKTLVERLLRLAGRQGLAARTGPAQFAVLLPATRHQEAADAIFGVFGRPCRLELDLPDDDLVLVPEVTVDTCGPGEGAVWALYERLSVRLARHREHQELRRTYLRRSRERHSRPAPLHGHDDHLDDYAVS